The nucleotide sequence ACCGGCCTCCCGGAGCCGGGCGATGGGAGTCTCGAGGTGGGCGGCCTCGGCCCCCACCAGGGTGATCTCCGCGGGAATCAGTCCGGGAAGCATGAGATAGGTGCCGGCCTCGATGCGATCCGGGATAATGGAAAGAGGGGCAGGGGGCGGGGAAAGCTCATTCCTTCCGTGAATGATCAGGTGATCGGTTCCCAGGCCCTCGATCCGGGCCCCCATGGCCCGAAGCATCTCTCCCAGGAAGACCACCTCCGGTTCCCGGGCCGCGTTGTGGATCTCGGTGCGTCCCCGGGCCAGCACCGCGGCCATCATGAGGTTCTCCGTGGCGGTGACCGAAGGAAAGTCGAAGACTATCTCCGCTCCGCGGAGACCTTCGTCGGCCCGGGTCAATATGTAGCCGTGCTCAAGGGTTATCCGGGCGCCCAGTCGTTCCAGACCGCGGAGGTGAAAGTCCACCGGCCGTTTGCCTATGGGGCAGCCTCCGGGCATGGCCACCCGGGCCCTTCCGAAACGGGCCACGAGCGGCCCCAGAACGAGGATGGAGGCCCGCATCCGTCGCACCAGCTCGTAGGGAGCCTCCATCCCCTCCACCGTGGAGGTGTCCACCTCGAGAACTTCCCCGCGCACCTCCACCCTGGCCCCTAGGTGGCCGAGGAGTTCCAGCATGGTGCAGAGGTCCCGGAGACGAGGCCAGTTGGTGAAACGATACCGGCCCGGGGCCAGGAGCGTGGCCGCAAGGGCCGGAAGCACCGCGTTCTTGGCCCCGCTCACCACGATCTCCCCGGAAAGCGAATAGCCTCCCTCGATTTCGAGATACTCCCTCACGGCGTCACCACCGCCACCCGGAATGTTCCGGAAAGATCCGGCACGAAACGCACCGCAAACCCTCTCTCCTCACAGAGTTCCCGTACCCTGTCCTTCTGATTATATCCGATTTCGAGGAAAATCTTTCCCCCCGGCTGAAGGAAAGGCGGTCCCTCGACGAGGGTGCGCCGGATGAAGACGAGCCCCTCCGGCCCTCCCCACAGGGCCTCCCGGGGTTCGTGATCCCGCACCTCGGCGGGGAGCTCCGCCCATTCCTCTTCGGCCACATAGGGAGGGTTCGTCACCAGGGCGGCGAATCGCCGTCGCGGGGCCAGGGGAGAGAGCCAGTCCCCCCGCACGAGGAAGGTCCTTTCCGCAAGGCCCAGGTCCTCGGCGTTCCTGCGGGTCAGCCTAAGGGCAAGCGGGCTAACATCCACCCCCACCCCCCACCGGGAGGAGTCTTCGGCCAGAAGGGTGAGGAGCACCACTCCGGATCCCACCCCTAGCTCCAGGAGCGGCCCCGGGGGGAGGTCCTCGGCGAGTACGGTCTCCACCAGGACCTCCGTCTCCGGACGGGGGATGAGCACTCCGGGCTCCACCCGGAAGACCCTTCCGTAAAACTCCACCTGCCCCAGGATGTAGGCCAGGGGCACGCCCCGCATCCTCTTCGCCAGGGCCTTTCGGAACCTCTCCTCCGGGATCTCTCTCTCAAGAGAAAGATACACATCGAGGGGCCGCACCCCGAGGATGTGCCCCAGGATCATGCGGACCTCCCGGAGGGCCTCCTCGGCAGACCAGCCCGCCGCCTCAAGTAAGGCCCTGCCCTCCCTCAGGGCCTCGGTCACCCGCATTAAAAACCTTTGGGACGCAGACGGTTCAGAACGATCTCAAAGGTCTCGTTTTCCGTGCGAAGACGACGCAGGCTGGTGGCCACCTCGTACTCGTGTTCGGCCCGTTTGAGGAAGGGGACCAGCACCCGGGCCCGTTCCCGGTCGTGGGCCAGGTAGATCTCCCCCCCGGGGAGCAGATACCGCCGGAAGATGTCCAGCAGGGGCTGAAAGAGACGGCCGGCGTAAACCACCTCCGCCCCGACAATGACCTCGAACTCTCCCAGGTCGTGGGGATTGAGCCAGTCCAGGCGGGCCACCCGGACGGAAAGACCGTTGGCCTCGGCGGAACGGCGGGCCAGTTCAAGGGGGGTGTCCTCGTAGTCGGTGAGGGTGACCTCGTGGCCGAAGGCCGCGGCGGTTAGGCCCGGCACCCCCAGACCGGCCCCGATCTCTAGGATCTTCCTGGGAGGCTCGAGGGTGGCCACGAAATCGGCGAGCACTATGGCCGCCTCCCAGAGCTTGGCCCAGAAGGGGAATCGGGATACCTGGGAGGCCTCCCCCTCCAAAAAGGGCTCCAGGCTGGCCGGACGAAAAACCGTAAGTTCCTTCCCCCTGATCTTTAAGGTTTCTTTTTCCAAGGGACAATTCTTCATCCTTCCGGTCTCCTGGTTAATTTCACCTTAATATACCGAATCCGCCCCGATCTCCAAACCTTGAGCCGGAGGACCTCTCCCGGTTCCTTCGAAAGGATCAGGGAAAATAGATCCTCAGGGCTCGAGAGAGAAAGATCGTCTGCGGCAAGGATCAAGTCCCCATCCAGGGGATAGAGAACATTTCCTATAGCTTTTAGTCTTTTCCCGGCTCGCAGTTTCACCGCATCCGCCGGACTTCCGGGATATACCCGAATTACCAGAAGTCCCTTTTCCACCGGGAACCCCGCGGCCCGGGCTACCACCGGGGAAAGGGGAACGGTTTCCACCCCCAGCCAGGGCCATTCCACCCTTCCCTTTTTGAGGAATTGCCGGAAGGCTCGTTCAATTATCCAGGAGGCCTCGGCCAGCTGAAACTCTGTTCCTCCCGCCCCCTTCACATGAAATCCGCACAAACGGCCATCCGGAAGGAAAAGAGGGCCGGAGCGATCCCCGGTAAGGACGGTCTCCAGGAGATCCGCCCGAAGGTATCCCCGCACCCGCCGCAGGGCCGGGGCCCTGATCACCCAGCCCGGATACACGGCCGGTTTAAAGGTCCTCGTGATCAGGAGGACCTGCGTGCCCGGCGAGGGCCAGTCCCTGAGGATGCGCAGGCGCTCCCGTTCTCGAACCTGGGCGGAAAGCTCCAGGAAGGCGAGATCCGTAAAACGATCGTAGGCCTTCAGTCGGGCGGCGAGAGTGGTTCCATCGGGAAGGAGGGCTTCAATAAAAACGGCCTGCTTGACCTCGGGATAGGCCGCCAGCACATAGCGTCCCCCGGGAAGGAGAAGCCCCGTGGTAATTCCCCGTGGTCTTTCCTGGAAGAGCCGCTCCGGGGGGCCCTGCGCGGTGATGAGGGTCACCACCCGGGAGAAGGGAGGAGCCGCAAGGGAAGGGGTGGGCCAGAGAAGAAGGATGAGGGCACCCAGGGCCACCCGGTACACCACGAAGGGGTAAAGGGAACGGGTCCTGAGGAACCGGAGCAGAAAGGAGATGGCCAGCCATCCGGAGAGGAAGGCCGAAAAGGCCCCCAGGAACATAATTTTCGGTGGCAGTCCCTCGGCCAGCGCCTTCACCCCTTCCAGAATCCCGGCCCCGGCGATGATGGGAGCGGAAAGGAGGAAGGAAAACCGGGCTGCTTCGGCGCGGGTGAGTCCCAGGAGAAGCCCGGCGGCGATGGTGATCCCGCTTCGGGAGGTCCCCGGGATGAGGGCCAGGGCCTGGGCGAGACCTACCATAAGCGCTCCGCCGAAGCCCAGAGAACGCCAGTCCTTCTCCCGGCGCCCCAGTATCTCCCCCAGCACCAGAGGTAAACTCATCATCACCAGCACCAGGGCCACCACCCCGGGGCGACGAAAGTAATTCTCTACGGACCCTTCCAGCACCACTCCGGCCACCGCCCCGGGAAGGGTAGCCAGGACGAGCATGAGAAGTAGTCGCCGCCCCTCCCCGGGACGAAAAATTCCCGAAAGGATCTCCCTCCATTCCTTTCGAAAGTAAAGAAGAACGGCCATCAGGGTACCCAGGTGGATAAAGGCGTCAAAGGAAAGCTTTCCTTGAATCTTCAGAAATTTTTCCACCAGAATCAGATGTCCGGAACTGGAAACCGGCAAAAACTCGGTAAGTCCCTGTACCACGCCGAGAAGTACGGCCGACCAGTCCTCCACTTTAAAACAACCTCTTCTTTATGAAGTAAAGGGTAAGCAGGATGGAGACGGCAAAGGAGATGCTCATGATGATCCAGAAGGCGTGGGGATTGTCCTGGAGCGGAAGCCGGATGTTCATCCCGTAGATACTGGAGATCATGGTGGGAAGGGCCAGGACGATGGCCAGGGCGGTGAGGAACTTCATCACGATGTTCAGGTTGTTTCCGATAATGGAGGCGTAGGCGTCCATGGTGCCGCTCAGGATGTCGGAGTAAATTTTGGCCATCTCGATGGCCTGACGGTTTTCGATCTGTATGTCCTCCAGCACCTCCAGATCCTCGTCGGAGAGCCTGACATACCGACCGGACTGGATGCGGGTGAGCACCACATCGTTTCCGCGAAGGGCGGTGTTGAAGTAGACCAGGCTTTTTTCCAGACTCAGGATCTTGAGGAGTTCCCGGTTGCGGAAGGAACGGTGCAGCTCCCTCTCGTAGTCCTCGATGAGGCGATCTATGAGCCGGAGGTAGCGCAGGTAGAGATTGGCCACGCAGTAAAAGACCAGGAAGAGAAAAGAAACGGGATGTTCCAGGTCCACCTTTATGAAACGACCGGATTGGGCCAGGACCTCCTCGAAAAGCAGATTTTCCTTGAGACAGACGGTGACCACCACCTCCTCGGTGATGACGATCCCCAGGGGGACGGTTTCGTATCGAATGATGTCTCCCTCGTGGCGGGGATCGGGTATGTGGAAGATGATGAGGAGCTGTTTGCCCTCCACCTCGATGCGGGGGCGCTCCTCCTCGTCCAGAGGGTACTTCAGGAAATCCGGAAGGATCCCGAACCGGGTTTCCACGAAACGGAGTTCCTCCTCCGAGGGCGCGGTGAGGGAGACCCAGGTTCCGGGCCCGGGACGCTCCGCCGGTACCAAAAATCCGTTTTCCGAGGCATAAAGCTTGAGCATGGCTCCTTTACTTTAGCACTTTTTGCCGGAGAAACCAGCCTATTCCAGGTTCTGCACCTGTTCCCGTAGCTTTTCGATGAGGGCCTTAACCTCAACGGCCAGTCTGGAGATCTCCGCGGAGGCCGCCTTGTTGGAAAGGGTGTTGATCTCCCTGAACATCTCCTGGCAGAGAAAGTCCAGTTTGCGGCCGTGGGGTCCGGGAGACTCCATGACCTCCTCGAAGTGTCTTCGATGGCTGCGCAGGCGATCCAGCTCTTCGGTAAAGTCCAGCCGGTCGGCCAGGATGGCGGCCTCCTGGTGAAGACGCACGGGATCGAGTCCTCTTTCGGCAAGAAGCTTCGAAAGTCTATCCTCCAGGCGGCGCAGGGCCTCGGACAGGTGTCCCTCCTTGAGCGAGGCGATCCGATCCAGAAGCACATCCAGTTCCCTCAGGTGAGCGTAAAGGACCTCCCGGAGGTATTCCCCCTCGCGCCGTCTCATCCGGGAGAGTTGCTCCAGGGCCTCGAAAAACGGCGGTGAAAGTTCGGTCCACAGGGCCTCCACCTCCGGAGTTTCCTCGGCCAGAACGAAGATCTCCTTGAGACGGAGAAGATCCGAAACGGAGAGTTCCCCCGAAAGCCCCCACTCCGCGGAAAGGGAGCGCAGGTGGGCCAGATACTGGGAAAGCAGGCTCCGGTCCACGAAGACCCGGGCCGTGGCCGGCGGCGTGCCCACCAGGCGCACCTGAACCTCGAAACGCCCCCGGTGAAAACGGGCCTGGATCTCCCGCCTCAGGCGTTCCTCCAGCACCTGATAGCGCCGGGGAAGCCGGCATACGATCTCCATGAAACGGTGATTAAGGGACTTGACCTCCACCTGGAGCCCGAAACCCTCCCCCTGAAACTCTCCCCTTCCGAAACCGGTCATGCTCTCCATGGTCCACCTCCGGGCCTTCTATTTACTCCCTAATCGTGTTAAATAAAAGGTCATGCCGTATCTTTCCGGTCTTCGACACCTGCGGGAAACACGTCCGGATCCCACCAGACTCATCGAGGAAAAGATGGTTCTTGCCGAGGACCTTTACCGACTGTGGGGGGAAAGCCTCCTGCGGGATCCGGAGGTTTCCCCTCTTCTCGAGGCTTACCGGGGGGCGGTGGCCCGTTCCAATCGGGCCATGGAGGAGGCCGGTACCTTCCGGGAATGTTATGTCTGCACCGTGGAGGACGGTCAGGGGTGCTGCAAGATCGGCCTTGAGAACGAATGCACGGTGCTCATCCTGCTCCTGAACCGTTTGCTGGGGGTAACCTTTCCCGAGGCGAGGGAGGTGCCCGGGCGCTGCTTTTTCGTGGGACCTCTGGGGTGCAAGATCCTGGCCCGGCCCATGCTGTGCCGGGATTACTTTTGTCGCCGCCATTATTCCAGGATTCCCGAAAAGATCATGGCCGGGGTGACCGCGGTGCTGAACGAGGAGCTGACCCTGCTTTACCGGATTACCTCTCTCCTCCGGGCCCGGCTGGAATTCTGGACCGGAGACTTTCTGCAGGAACTCGACCTTACCGGTTACACTTAAGTTTCGGGAGGGCGATCATGAAGAAGATACTCTTTTTGGGAGTTTTTTTATGGCTTGCGGTTTCCTGTGCCCCCAAGCCCAAGGAGGTGCCGGTGGGGCCGCTTCCCTCTCCGCAGGTCTCGGGGGAGGAAGTCCAGCCTCCGGCCTCCCCTCCCCCGGCAAAGGGAGATGAAAAGCGGACCCGGGCCGTGGCTCCGCCCCCGTCCTTTAAGGAGGAGACTCTGGCCGCCGCGGAGGCCCGGGCCGCCTCCATGCCCCTGGAGGAACGCTGGAAGCTCTACGGACGCAGCACCCCTCCCCTCAAGGCCATCTTCTTCGACTTCGACGACTATCGCATTCGCCGGGACATGCTCCCCCGTCTCCGGGAAGACGCCCGCTTTCTCCTGGAACATCCGGAATACCGGGTGGAACTTCAGGGGAACTGTGACGAACGCGGGGACAGGGACTACAACCTGGCCCTGGGGGAAAAGAGGGCCCTCGAGGTGCGCCGTTTCCTGATCAACCTGGGGGTTTCGCCGGAGCGTCTTTCCACGGTAAGCTTCGGGGAGGAACGCCCCCTGGCCCCGGGGCACGACGAGGCCTCCTGGGCCATCAATCGGCGGGTGGATCTGGTCATCGTAAACAAGAATCCCTGAAAAAAGGAGGTAAGAGGACATGAAAAGGTTTCTAATCGTTGTTTTGGCCTGGACGGTGCTTCTGGCGGGCGCGGCTTTCGCTGAGGCCCCCAGAATCGCGGTGCTGGATCTCCAAAAGGTGGTCCGTTCCTCCAAGGCCGGTCAGGAGGCCATGCAGCAGCTCCAGGCCAAGTTTAAGAAGCTTCAGGCAAAACTCGAGGCCAAGAAGAAGGAGATCGAGGCCTTCCAGCAGGAGCTCCAGAAGAAGGCCCCGCTCCTTTCCGAGGAGGCCCGGGCGGAAAAACAGCGGGAGTATCAGAAAATGGTCCGGGAATTTCGGGCCATGCAGGAAGACGCGCAGTTCGAGATGAAGGAAGCGGAGAAAAAGGCCCTGAAACCCATCTTTCAGGATCTGGAAAAGGTCATCAGGGATATGGCCCGGAAGGAGGGCTACGACCTTATTCTGGAAAAGAACATGCCCGGAGTCTATTGGGCCTCGCCCCGGGTGGACATCACCCAGCATGTGATCCAGCTCTACGACCAGTATCGGGCCAGCGGTAAAGGCCAGGCCAAATGATTCTTGCGGCGGACATAGGGGGGACCCGCTCCCGTCTGGCCCTTTTCAGGGAGGAGGGCCCCCTGCGTCCCCTGAAGCCCCGGATCTTTCCCAGCAGGGACTTCCGGGGGCTCTCCGAGCTACTGCGGAGCTATCTTGAGGAAGTCCGGGAAAGACCTCGCCGGGTGGTGCTGGCCCTGGCCGGGCCGATCCTGGGCTCCCGCGTTCATCTTACCAACCTGGGCTGGACGGTCTCGGTGGCGGGCCTGAAAAGGAACCTGGGTTTTGAGGAGGTCTTCCTCCTGAACGATCTCGAGGCGGCGGCCTACGGGATTCCCGTCCTCTCGGGGGCACGGGTGAGGACCGTCAAGGCCGGAGGGGGACGGGGGCGCGTGGCGGTGGTGGTGGCCCCGGGCACGGGCCTGGGTGAAGCCATTCTGGTGCGAAGCGGGCCCCGCCCTCTGGTCCTCCCCACCGAGGGAGGGCACGCGGAGTATCCTCCGGCAAGCGACGAGGAATGGGCCCTTTATCGGGAGCTGCGCCGCCGATACGGGCATGTGAGCCTCGAAAGGGTGATCTCCGGTCCGGGGCTTACCGAGGTTTACGCCTTTTTTTCCGGAGAGACGGTCTCTCCGGAGGAGATTATCGAGCGGGCCCGGGGCGGGGATCCACCGGCGGACAGGGCCGTTCGCCTGGTGACCAGGGCGCTGGGCCGAGAGGCCGGCACCCTGGCCCTGAAGACTCTGGCCCTCGGGGGAGTGTATCTTTCCGGAGGGCTGGCTCCGGCGCTTTCCCCGTGGTTCGAAAGCGAGTTCCTCCCGGCCTTTCTCGACAAGGGGCGACTCCGGGAGATTCTTCTAAAGATCCCCGTGCGGTTGATCACCCACCCCGCACCGGCCCTACTGGGTGCGGCCTTTTACGCCCGTTCAATGCGGATCTCCCGTTCTTCTTCGGAGAGGTAGGTAAAGTGGATCCTGTAGCGGGGGGACCAGCCCTCCCCGAGCCTTTCCGCCCATTCCACCACCATGACCCCTCTGGAGAGCATTTCGTAAAGTCCCAGCTCCTCCACCTCCTCCGGGCCGAGACGGTAAAGATCCACATGAAAGAGGGGAATCCGGCCCGGATATTCGTTTACCAGGGAGAAGGAGGGACTCACCACATAGACCTCTTCGGGCACCCCCAGTCCCCGGGCCAGCCCCTGAACGAAGGTGGTTTTTCCGCTTCCCAGATCTCCGTAAAGGAGGAGGAGATCGCCGGGGACGAGCTTACGGGCCAGGGCTTCGCCCAGGGCCCGGGTCTCCTCGGGGGAGCGGGTTCTATACACCTCCGGCATAAAACTCGAGTTCCCTGAGAACGCGGGGCAGGTTTTCCGCCACCTCCGAGGCCGTGTATCCGAAGGGTCCGTGCCTCCGGGCGAGGAGGTCGCCGGAGGCGCCGTGGAGGAACACCCCCAGGCAGGCGGCCTCGAAGGGGTCGTAGCCCTGGGCCAGAAAGGCGGCGATGATCCCGGCCAGCACATCACCCATTCCCCCCTGAGCCATCCCGGGATTGCCCGAGGAGTTCACCGCTTCGCGGCCGTCGGGGCCGGCCACCACCGTGGCCGCTCCCTTGAGGACCACCACCTGTCCGCTCCGGCGGGCGGCTTCCCGGGCCGCTTCCAGACGATCGGCCTGGATCTCCGCCTTGGAACGGGAAAGGAGCCGGGCCATTTCCCCAGGATGTGGGGTGAGCACCCGGGGCGCCCGGGCCTCGCGAAGTTGCTCCGGCCTTCCGGAAAGAGCCGTGAGGGCGTCGGCGTCGAGCACCGCCGGCACGGGAAGCTCCAGGGAAAGCCTCACGGAAAGCTCCCGGGCCTCCGGGGAAAGTCCGAACCCCGGTCCCAGCACCGCCGCATGCATCCGTTCACAGGCCGAAAGGATCGCCTCCGCGGAGGCCGGAGTCAGCTCCTGATCCGGCGTTTCCGGAGAGAGCCCCAGGGTAAGGGCTTCGGGAAGGTATCCGGCCATCAGGGGTTGAAGACTGCGGGCGCAGGCCAGGGTCACCAGACCGGCTCCGGCGCGGAGGGATCCCTTTGCGGCGAGCACCGCCGCTCCCGTCTTACCCCTCGAACCCGCAAGCACCAGCACATGGCCGTAGGTGCCCTTGTGGGTGTCCGCCGCCCGGGGCCGGAGGACGCCTGCGGCCCATTCCCGATCCAGGTACTCACGGGGTGGGGCTTTTTCCCGGACGACCCTTTCGGGCATCCCGATGTCCACCACCCGAAGCTCCCCCACATATTCCCTTCCCGGATAGACGACCTGCCCCACCTTGGGAAGGGCCATGGTGGCGGTGAGGGTGGCCCGCACCGCCACCCCCAGCGGACGCCCGGTATCCGCCGAAAGCCCGGAGGGCATGTCCACCGCCACCACCGGGACCCCGGCCTGATTCACGAGCTCCACCGCCAGGGCGAAGCGGCCGGTGAGCTCCCGGGAAAGCCCGGTCCCGAAAAGGGCGTCCACCAGGACTCCGGCGGCCCGCATCTCCCCGGCCAGAGTTCGCACCGCCTCCTCGTCCAGGGCCGGAATCAGGGGGATCTCCGCGTAGCGGGCGATCCTCAGGTTCGTTCCCGCTTCGCCCCGGTACTTCTCCTCCGGGGCCAGCAGGATCACCCGGACCGGAACGCCTCTCCGGTGAAGGTGTCGGGCCACCACCAGGCCGTCTCCGCCGTTGTTCCCCGGCCCGCAGAGGACGATCACTCCCCGGTACACCTCCCGGGGAAAACGCTCGAGAAGGAGGTCCACCACCCCCCGACCGGCGTTCTCCATGAGGACCTCCGCCGGAACTCCCACCTCCTCGATGGTGAACCGATCCAGGGCCTGCATTTCGGCGGCGTAGACCAGACGCATGTTCACTCACCCCTTTCGAGAATCACTACGGCCATAGCCAGGCCGCCCTCGTGAGTGACCGAGACCCACACCCGGTCGGCCCGGGCCTCCACCAGGGCCCGGGCCCGCCCGTAAAGCCGCACGGAAGGCCTCCCCGAGGAGGGATCCCGAACCAGGGCCACCTCCCGGAGAGAGAACCCCGAAAGACCGGTCCCCAGGGCCTTGCCCAGGGCCTCTTTTACCGCAAAGGAGGCCGCCAGGGACTCCGTCATGCGCTCCTTCCCCCGGGCGTAGGACAACTCTTCCGGCGCGAAAACTCGCCTGAGGAACCTCTCCCCGTAACGGGAAAGGAGCCCCTCGATCCTCGCCACCCGCACCAGATCCACTCCCACACCGCAAATCATACCACTCAGAAACCTTCATCAGTGAGGTTCGGCCCAAACGATGCTTCCACATTAAAATATTTCGTGATACTTTTTCAAGTCATCGCTATCTTTGAAAGGCCTTAAGGTTTTCTTGATGGCCTGCTCCTCATTTTTTTGAACCACCCCGGGATGTTAGGATCAATTAGGAACGGTGCCTCGCGAAACCTTCTACCGCCGGCGAAAAAATACCGGAGGAGGTATGACGGGAACGGGGACTCCCAGAGGGCTTATCGGAAATAGAGGATCTTGCGGAGGGCGGTTCCGGATTCCAGCCCGGGATATCGCTCCCCCGGAGAAATCCGGGAGGAGAGGCATACTCACATGTGCACGGCCCGGAAAAACGGCGACGATAAAAATCAGGTTGTTAATTTTTCACCTTGCCGTACGGTCCAATTTTATGAATTTAATAACTTCTCCTGAGCGATTTTAATTACGATTTTTTCTGCAAGTCTTTCCGGTGGCTCAGTGGTCTCAAGGCGAATGAGACTCCCGATGGGGATTTCCTCGGGAGCCTCAAAATGTTTTTTCTGGTGCAGATAGATTTCCCATCGACCGTCCGAGGGCTCACCTTCTTTCCGGGCCCGCATATTCAGCCTTTGCTTTATAATCGTGTCGGGGGTTTCACATAGTACAAAAAGGACGGGTATATCCAATTTTTTGGCAAATTTAAGAACGCCCTCACGATATTTCCGGGAGCGGTAGGTGGCATCCAGGATCACATCCCGGCCGGCCAGGAGTTCGGCCTCGGCCCGGCGGAGAAGCTCCGCATAGGTACGCTCGGTCATCTCCGGAGCGTAAAGTCCCCTCTCGTAGGGCTCGAACCGGTGCTCGGTGGGGGAGAGTCCGGCAAGCTCCTTGCGTACTACATCGGAGTTGTAATGCACGGCAAGGAGTTCGGTGGAGAGGACCCGGGCGAGAGTGCTTTTTCCCGTTCCCGAAAGTCCGAAAATTACGATGAGAAAGGGTTTGCCTCCCGCATAACGGTAGGCCAAATCAAAGTAACGGCGGGCCTTCATCAGGGATTTCTCCCGTTCCATCTCGGGCACTCGGTGATCGGCCCAGGTAAAACATCCGATCTTGCCCCGCACATACGCCCGATAGCACTTATAAAAGTCGAGAATCTCATAAAGGCCACGATCGCTGGAGAGTTCCACATAACGATCGATGAAGAAACGCGAGAGATCGTTGAGTCCGTGGAAGTCGAGATCCATAGCCATAAAGGCCAGATCCTGGGCCACATCTCCGCACCGGAACCGTTCGTTAAATTCGATGCAGTCGAACACATAAACCGCTCGCAGGTCATCGTAACAGACATTGGCGGAGTAGAGAT is from Thermosulfurimonas sp. F29 and encodes:
- the murA gene encoding UDP-N-acetylglucosamine 1-carboxyvinyltransferase translates to MREYLEIEGGYSLSGEIVVSGAKNAVLPALAATLLAPGRYRFTNWPRLRDLCTMLELLGHLGARVEVRGEVLEVDTSTVEGMEAPYELVRRMRASILVLGPLVARFGRARVAMPGGCPIGKRPVDFHLRGLERLGARITLEHGYILTRADEGLRGAEIVFDFPSVTATENLMMAAVLARGRTEIHNAAREPEVVFLGEMLRAMGARIEGLGTDHLIIHGRNELSPPPAPLSIIPDRIEAGTYLMLPGLIPAEITLVGAEAAHLETPIARLREAGLEIEVEGNRIHARAGGRLRPLRLATAPYPGFPTDLQAQIMALLTRAQGLSFITENLFEKRFQHVFELRRMGADIEVDERTAVIRGPVMLQGAEVEATDLRASACLVLAALSAEGITRIYGLEHLDRGYEGMEKKLRALGARIERKRYEGPASFGPCGPGSGG
- the prmC gene encoding peptide chain release factor N(5)-glutamine methyltransferase, yielding MRVTEALREGRALLEAAGWSAEEALREVRMILGHILGVRPLDVYLSLEREIPEERFRKALAKRMRGVPLAYILGQVEFYGRVFRVEPGVLIPRPETEVLVETVLAEDLPPGPLLELGVGSGVVLLTLLAEDSSRWGVGVDVSPLALRLTRRNAEDLGLAERTFLVRGDWLSPLAPRRRFAALVTNPPYVAEEEWAELPAEVRDHEPREALWGGPEGLVFIRRTLVEGPPFLQPGGKIFLEIGYNQKDRVRELCEERGFAVRFVPDLSGTFRVAVVTP
- a CDS encoding methyltransferase; protein product: MKNCPLEKETLKIRGKELTVFRPASLEPFLEGEASQVSRFPFWAKLWEAAIVLADFVATLEPPRKILEIGAGLGVPGLTAAAFGHEVTLTDYEDTPLELARRSAEANGLSVRVARLDWLNPHDLGEFEVIVGAEVVYAGRLFQPLLDIFRRYLLPGGEIYLAHDRERARVLVPFLKRAEHEYEVATSLRRLRTENETFEIVLNRLRPKGF
- a CDS encoding undecaprenyl-diphosphate phosphatase, whose product is MEDWSAVLLGVVQGLTEFLPVSSSGHLILVEKFLKIQGKLSFDAFIHLGTLMAVLLYFRKEWREILSGIFRPGEGRRLLLMLVLATLPGAVAGVVLEGSVENYFRRPGVVALVLVMMSLPLVLGEILGRREKDWRSLGFGGALMVGLAQALALIPGTSRSGITIAAGLLLGLTRAEAARFSFLLSAPIIAGAGILEGVKALAEGLPPKIMFLGAFSAFLSGWLAISFLLRFLRTRSLYPFVVYRVALGALILLLWPTPSLAAPPFSRVVTLITAQGPPERLFQERPRGITTGLLLPGGRYVLAAYPEVKQAVFIEALLPDGTTLAARLKAYDRFTDLAFLELSAQVRERERLRILRDWPSPGTQVLLITRTFKPAVYPGWVIRAPALRRVRGYLRADLLETVLTGDRSGPLFLPDGRLCGFHVKGAGGTEFQLAEASWIIERAFRQFLKKGRVEWPWLGVETVPLSPVVARAAGFPVEKGLLVIRVYPGSPADAVKLRAGKRLKAIGNVLYPLDGDLILAADDLSLSSPEDLFSLILSKEPGEVLRLKVWRSGRIRYIKVKLTRRPEG
- a CDS encoding magnesium transporter CorA family protein → MLKLYASENGFLVPAERPGPGTWVSLTAPSEEELRFVETRFGILPDFLKYPLDEEERPRIEVEGKQLLIIFHIPDPRHEGDIIRYETVPLGIVITEEVVVTVCLKENLLFEEVLAQSGRFIKVDLEHPVSFLFLVFYCVANLYLRYLRLIDRLIEDYERELHRSFRNRELLKILSLEKSLVYFNTALRGNDVVLTRIQSGRYVRLSDEDLEVLEDIQIENRQAIEMAKIYSDILSGTMDAYASIIGNNLNIVMKFLTALAIVLALPTMISSIYGMNIRLPLQDNPHAFWIIMSISFAVSILLTLYFIKKRLF
- a CDS encoding YicC/YloC family endoribonuclease; this translates as MESMTGFGRGEFQGEGFGLQVEVKSLNHRFMEIVCRLPRRYQVLEERLRREIQARFHRGRFEVQVRLVGTPPATARVFVDRSLLSQYLAHLRSLSAEWGLSGELSVSDLLRLKEIFVLAEETPEVEALWTELSPPFFEALEQLSRMRRREGEYLREVLYAHLRELDVLLDRIASLKEGHLSEALRRLEDRLSKLLAERGLDPVRLHQEAAILADRLDFTEELDRLRSHRRHFEEVMESPGPHGRKLDFLCQEMFREINTLSNKAASAEISRLAVEVKALIEKLREQVQNLE
- a CDS encoding OmpA family protein; this translates as MKKILFLGVFLWLAVSCAPKPKEVPVGPLPSPQVSGEEVQPPASPPPAKGDEKRTRAVAPPPSFKEETLAAAEARAASMPLEERWKLYGRSTPPLKAIFFDFDDYRIRRDMLPRLREDARFLLEHPEYRVELQGNCDERGDRDYNLALGEKRALEVRRFLINLGVSPERLSTVSFGEERPLAPGHDEASWAINRRVDLVIVNKNP
- a CDS encoding OmpH family outer membrane protein; the protein is MKRFLIVVLAWTVLLAGAAFAEAPRIAVLDLQKVVRSSKAGQEAMQQLQAKFKKLQAKLEAKKKEIEAFQQELQKKAPLLSEEARAEKQREYQKMVREFRAMQEDAQFEMKEAEKKALKPIFQDLEKVIRDMARKEGYDLILEKNMPGVYWASPRVDITQHVIQLYDQYRASGKGQAK
- the glk gene encoding glucokinase produces the protein MILAADIGGTRSRLALFREEGPLRPLKPRIFPSRDFRGLSELLRSYLEEVRERPRRVVLALAGPILGSRVHLTNLGWTVSVAGLKRNLGFEEVFLLNDLEAAAYGIPVLSGARVRTVKAGGGRGRVAVVVAPGTGLGEAILVRSGPRPLVLPTEGGHAEYPPASDEEWALYRELRRRYGHVSLERVISGPGLTEVYAFFSGETVSPEEIIERARGGDPPADRAVRLVTRALGREAGTLALKTLALGGVYLSGGLAPALSPWFESEFLPAFLDKGRLREILLKIPVRLITHPAPALLGAAFYARSMRISRSSSER
- the tsaE gene encoding tRNA (adenosine(37)-N6)-threonylcarbamoyltransferase complex ATPase subunit type 1 TsaE, which gives rise to MPEVYRTRSPEETRALGEALARKLVPGDLLLLYGDLGSGKTTFVQGLARGLGVPEEVYVVSPSFSLVNEYPGRIPLFHVDLYRLGPEEVEELGLYEMLSRGVMVVEWAERLGEGWSPRYRIHFTYLSEEEREIRIERA